A single region of the Prochlorococcus marinus str. MIT 0917 genome encodes:
- the rpsU gene encoding 30S ribosomal protein S21 — protein sequence MTQVTVGENEGIESALRRFKRQVSKAGIFGELKRLRHHETPVEKYKRKLQQRRRSRRR from the coding sequence TTGACTCAAGTAACTGTTGGAGAAAACGAAGGCATTGAATCAGCACTTCGCCGTTTTAAGCGTCAAGTTTCCAAAGCCGGCATCTTTGGAGAGTTAAAGCGCCTACGTCATCATGAAACGCCTGTCGAAAAATACAAGCGTAAATTACAACAAAGACGCAGAAGCAGAAGAAGATAA
- a CDS encoding urease subunit beta has translation MPNLIPGELIPEDGFIELNKGREVTTLKVANISDRPIQIGSHYHFFESNKGLEFDRQQSLGKRLDIPAGTAIRFEPGDQREVSLVPYAGDRKVFGFNGLINDSLQK, from the coding sequence ATGCCTAATTTAATTCCTGGAGAACTTATTCCCGAAGATGGTTTTATTGAACTCAATAAAGGAAGAGAAGTCACGACTCTAAAAGTCGCTAACATTTCTGATCGACCAATTCAAATTGGCTCTCATTATCATTTCTTTGAATCAAATAAAGGTTTAGAATTTGATCGTCAACAATCTCTTGGCAAAAGACTAGACATCCCAGCTGGTACTGCTATTAGATTTGAGCCAGGTGACCAAAGAGAAGTTAGTCTTGTGCCCTATGCAGGAGACCGTAAAGTTTTTGGATTTAATGGACTCATAAACGATTCACTTCAAAAATAA
- a CDS encoding AbrB family transcriptional regulator, giving the protein MNPSITLIIYILSGAALGSLMLLSGIPAAPLLGSILAAGCLSVSGQFEPAQWPMGTKTLLGIGVGTVIGTGINKDTLTELQTLWRPAILITITLIFTGLVVGFLVVRIFGIDPLIAVLGSAPGGTLGMSLVGAELGVGAAVAAIHAFRLIAVLLITPAVVKYLAPLINAS; this is encoded by the coding sequence ATGAATCCTTCAATTACTTTGATCATATACATTCTCAGTGGGGCTGCTCTAGGAAGTTTGATGCTGCTAAGCGGCATTCCTGCGGCTCCTCTTCTTGGCTCGATTTTGGCAGCAGGATGCTTAAGCGTAAGTGGTCAATTTGAACCTGCCCAATGGCCGATGGGCACCAAAACTTTACTTGGTATTGGTGTAGGGACTGTTATAGGTACGGGTATTAATAAGGATACTCTTACAGAGTTACAAACTCTTTGGAGGCCAGCTATCCTGATTACAATTACTTTAATTTTTACTGGTTTAGTTGTTGGATTTCTAGTAGTACGTATCTTTGGAATTGATCCTTTAATAGCAGTGCTAGGATCTGCACCTGGGGGAACTCTTGGTATGAGCCTGGTTGGTGCAGAGCTTGGAGTTGGAGCGGCAGTTGCAGCAATTCATGCATTTAGATTAATAGCAGTTTTATTAATAACTCCGGCTGTGGTTAAGTATTTAGCTCCTCTTATTAATGCTAGTTAG
- a CDS encoding DUF1830 domain-containing protein, which produces MVDFSYRNISSSMVILKCIGPERFFLERAIFPQEVFSAMAPEGSQLEIWGIESYGPNLEQRLRVSASNTENQVAA; this is translated from the coding sequence ATGGTCGATTTCTCTTATAGAAACATAAGCTCAAGTATGGTCATATTAAAATGCATTGGACCAGAGAGATTTTTTTTAGAAAGAGCTATTTTCCCCCAAGAAGTTTTTTCGGCTATGGCACCAGAAGGCTCTCAGTTGGAAATTTGGGGAATAGAGTCTTATGGACCGAATTTAGAACAACGTCTTAGAGTATCCGCCTCTAATACTGAAAATCAAGTTGCAGCTTAG
- the ureG gene encoding urease accessory protein UreG, translating to MESKLRVGIAGPVGSGKTAIIQRLCENLKDHYEIAVVTNDIYTQEDAKFLTNSKALAPERIKGVETGGCPHTAIREDCSINRIAVEELEHKFTALDLIFVESGGDNLAASFSPELVDICIYIIDVAAGDKIPRKGGPGITRSDLLVINKIDLAEMVGASLKIMERDTLLMRNNRPWCFTNTKSGEGIKTIEEFLCNQIPTAR from the coding sequence ATGGAAAGTAAATTGAGAGTTGGCATCGCTGGTCCAGTGGGATCTGGTAAAACGGCTATTATTCAGAGACTATGTGAAAATCTGAAAGATCACTATGAGATCGCAGTAGTAACGAATGACATCTACACTCAAGAAGATGCAAAGTTTTTAACTAATTCAAAAGCTTTAGCACCTGAACGTATCAAAGGAGTTGAAACTGGAGGATGCCCGCATACAGCTATAAGAGAAGATTGTTCTATTAATCGAATTGCTGTTGAAGAGTTAGAACATAAATTTACAGCTTTAGATTTAATATTTGTTGAAAGCGGTGGCGATAATCTTGCCGCAAGTTTTAGCCCTGAGCTAGTAGATATATGTATATACATAATTGATGTTGCAGCTGGAGATAAAATCCCCAGGAAAGGAGGCCCAGGAATAACACGTTCAGACTTATTAGTGATCAATAAGATTGATCTCGCTGAAATGGTTGGAGCAAGCTTGAAAATAATGGAGAGAGATACTCTATTGATGAGAAATAATCGTCCCTGGTGCTTTACAAATACGAAATCAGGGGAGGGGATAAAAACAATTGAAGAGTTTTTGTGTAATCAGATACCTACTGCTCGGTGA
- a CDS encoding RNA recognition motif domain-containing protein, translating to MTIYIGNLSFDAEVEDIVGVFSSYGEVTNCKLPLERETGRKRGFAFVDMGDDVQEQKAIDDLQDVEWMGRAIRVTKARPKNN from the coding sequence ATGACTATTTACATAGGGAATCTCTCCTTTGATGCTGAGGTTGAAGATATTGTTGGTGTTTTTAGCAGCTATGGGGAAGTTACTAATTGTAAGCTCCCATTAGAAAGGGAAACTGGAAGGAAAAGAGGTTTCGCTTTTGTTGATATGGGCGATGATGTGCAAGAACAAAAGGCAATCGATGATCTTCAAGATGTTGAATGGATGGGAAGAGCTATCAGGGTTACAAAAGCTAGACCTAAAAATAACTAG
- the ureC gene encoding urease subunit alpha has product MSFKISRQAYAETYGPTKGDRIRLADTDLILEVEEDHTHYGDEVKFGGGKVIRDGMGQSQQSRDNGVVDTVITNALILDWWGIVKADIGIKDGKISGIGKAGNPDTQEGVNIILGASTEAIAGEGNILTAGAIDSHIHFICPQQIETALASGVTTMLGGGTGPATGTNATTCTPGAFHITRMLQSAEGFPVNMGFFGKGNATNKAALEEQVRAGACGLKLHEDWGTTPACIDSCLSVADQLDVQVCIHTDTLNEAGFVEDTIRAIKGRTIHTFHTEGAGGGHAPDIIKICGESNVIPSSTNPTRPFTLNTLEEHLDMLMVCHHLDPKIPEDVAFAESRIRRETIAAEDILHDLGAFSIIASDSQAMGRVGEVISRTFQTAHKMKVQRGSLPEDNKKNDNHRLKRYISKVTINPAIAHGISGHVGSVEVGKLADLVLWKPGFFGIKPDLIIKGGSIAWAQMGDANASIPTPQPVHGRPMFSSFGKAINPTCLTFLSESAIQAGVPKRLKLERSYAPVKDTRKISKQSMKLNNARPKIEVDPQTYEVFADGELLTCEPAESLPLAQRYLLL; this is encoded by the coding sequence ATGTCTTTCAAAATTTCTCGCCAAGCTTATGCAGAGACTTATGGGCCTACCAAAGGAGATCGCATTAGACTTGCCGATACAGACTTAATCCTTGAAGTCGAAGAGGACCATACTCACTATGGAGACGAAGTAAAATTTGGTGGTGGTAAAGTTATTCGTGATGGAATGGGACAATCACAACAAAGTAGAGACAATGGAGTAGTAGATACAGTAATTACAAATGCACTCATTCTGGATTGGTGGGGAATTGTTAAAGCAGATATTGGGATTAAAGATGGGAAAATTTCAGGCATCGGAAAAGCTGGCAATCCTGATACTCAAGAAGGTGTCAACATTATTTTAGGAGCCAGTACAGAAGCAATCGCAGGAGAAGGAAACATTCTTACTGCGGGCGCCATTGATAGTCATATTCACTTTATCTGTCCACAACAAATAGAAACTGCTTTAGCTAGTGGGGTTACCACAATGCTCGGAGGGGGGACAGGTCCAGCAACTGGTACTAATGCAACTACATGTACACCAGGAGCATTTCATATCACAAGAATGTTGCAATCAGCAGAGGGATTTCCTGTTAATATGGGATTCTTTGGAAAAGGCAATGCAACTAACAAAGCAGCATTAGAGGAACAAGTAAGAGCAGGTGCTTGTGGGTTAAAACTTCATGAAGACTGGGGAACGACACCAGCATGTATTGATTCTTGCCTAAGTGTTGCAGATCAATTAGATGTACAAGTTTGTATTCATACAGATACCCTAAACGAAGCTGGTTTTGTTGAAGATACAATTCGTGCAATAAAAGGAAGAACAATTCATACTTTTCATACTGAAGGAGCTGGAGGAGGTCATGCTCCCGACATTATCAAAATTTGTGGGGAATCTAATGTGATCCCTAGCAGTACAAATCCCACCAGGCCTTTCACTCTAAATACTCTTGAAGAGCATCTAGACATGTTGATGGTTTGTCATCATTTGGATCCCAAAATTCCAGAGGATGTTGCATTCGCCGAGTCAAGAATACGTCGTGAAACTATTGCCGCTGAGGATATACTCCACGATTTAGGAGCCTTTTCTATTATTGCCAGTGACTCCCAGGCTATGGGTCGAGTTGGGGAGGTAATTAGTAGGACTTTTCAAACTGCTCATAAAATGAAAGTTCAAAGAGGTTCCTTACCAGAGGATAATAAAAAGAATGACAATCATCGTCTAAAAAGATATATCTCAAAGGTAACTATTAATCCCGCTATAGCTCATGGAATCAGTGGTCATGTTGGGTCGGTAGAAGTTGGCAAACTAGCAGACTTAGTACTTTGGAAGCCTGGCTTTTTTGGAATTAAACCTGACTTAATAATCAAAGGAGGATCTATTGCATGGGCTCAAATGGGAGATGCGAATGCCTCCATTCCTACGCCACAACCAGTCCATGGTCGTCCAATGTTTTCTTCCTTTGGAAAGGCAATAAATCCTACATGCCTGACTTTCTTAAGCGAGAGTGCGATACAAGCTGGTGTCCCTAAACGACTCAAATTGGAACGCTCTTATGCTCCTGTTAAAGACACAAGGAAAATATCTAAACAATCAATGAAACTAAATAATGCAAGACCAAAAATAGAAGTTGACCCTCAAACATACGAAGTATTCGCAGACGGAGAGCTTTTAACCTGTGAACCAGCTGAATCACTACCACTTGCTCAAAGATATCTATTGCTTTGA
- a CDS encoding urease accessory protein UreD, whose amino-acid sequence MTSQWHGTCDLRLFKKSNPNEIDSLKTIHQAKCTAPLKLMKVFNDKKDGRCEIPILHSAGGIVGGDQLTINVNAEEASSAICSSVAAQKVYGSRGRSKLNPQGRWANQKCFFQIKKNADFEWIPQELIIYQGGLFEQNMTVNLDTSSSFLCVDLVRLGRTAAGEELGTGVWRSSLEIFRENPQGKHYEFSDRLELSGEALKSIHGLERQPVFGSLTWITPKVINQKNLSDLLVKCRQQRDGLEGFMTCSLLENGISARYTGSSTQSARFWFYRIWSLTRVFRKLSMPEYMRIWPMQENPSTDTKCPS is encoded by the coding sequence ATGACATCTCAATGGCATGGAACATGTGATCTAAGGCTTTTCAAAAAGTCAAATCCTAATGAGATCGATAGTCTCAAAACAATTCATCAAGCAAAATGCACAGCTCCATTGAAATTAATGAAAGTATTCAATGATAAAAAAGATGGAAGATGTGAAATACCAATTCTCCATAGTGCTGGAGGCATTGTTGGCGGTGATCAACTAACAATAAATGTCAACGCTGAAGAAGCTAGCAGTGCTATTTGTTCTTCAGTAGCAGCTCAAAAAGTTTATGGAAGCAGAGGCAGGTCAAAATTAAATCCGCAAGGGAGATGGGCGAATCAAAAATGTTTTTTTCAGATTAAAAAAAATGCTGACTTTGAGTGGATCCCTCAAGAATTAATTATTTATCAGGGAGGTCTTTTTGAACAAAATATGACTGTTAATCTTGATACCTCATCAAGCTTTTTATGTGTTGATTTGGTTCGCTTAGGACGAACTGCGGCAGGGGAAGAACTTGGAACTGGAGTATGGAGATCATCTTTGGAAATCTTCAGGGAAAATCCTCAAGGTAAACATTATGAATTTAGTGATCGCTTAGAGCTATCTGGAGAAGCTCTAAAATCAATTCATGGTTTAGAACGACAACCAGTATTTGGCTCTTTAACATGGATAACACCTAAAGTAATCAACCAAAAAAATTTATCTGATTTACTAGTAAAATGCCGACAACAAAGAGATGGACTGGAAGGGTTTATGACTTGTAGTCTTCTTGAAAATGGGATATCAGCAAGGTATACAGGCTCTTCAACTCAATCAGCTCGGTTTTGGTTTTATAGAATTTGGAGTCTTACAAGAGTTTTCAGGAAATTAAGCATGCCTGAATACATGAGGATTTGGCCAATGCAAGAGAATCCATCAACAGATACAAAATGTCCATCATGA
- a CDS encoding photosystem II high light acclimation radical SAM protein codes for MKATLTSELKLLGPKSEVKILYVRLPCNPIFPIGPIYLADHVHKCFPEIQQLILDLASLPILDVERILINNIKSFKPTLLVFSWRDIQIYAPVDGRGGNPLQNSFEVFYARNPIKKIRGALGGFQLLKSHYGEIWRNQRLIRNGLKYAKKYKPNVNLILGGGAVSVFYNQLKKSLPKGTIISLGEGELLIEKLIRYESIADERCFIVGESPREKLIHEKPNNLIKTACDYDYIQSIWPEFKWYLEGGDFYIGVQTKRGCPHNCCYCIYTVIEGKKVRINPVSEVVKEIKSLYELGVRGFWFTDAQFIPSRGHIQNAKDILQAIHEEGLHDIHWAAYIRADNLDAELAELMVRTGMSYFEIGITSGSQELVRKMRMGYNLKTVLKNCELLAKAGFKSQVSVNYSFNVIDERPETIRQTVAYHRELEKIFGADIVEPSIFFIGLQPHTLLEEYGMKKGLLKPGYNPMSLMPWTARKLLWNPEPMGKEFGRICLEAFDTNPNDFGRTVMHLLERDYGVSSLNEALTVEAKNRPVLAKTLR; via the coding sequence ATGAAAGCAACTTTGACTTCTGAATTAAAACTTCTTGGACCTAAATCGGAGGTTAAGATATTGTATGTCAGACTGCCTTGTAATCCTATTTTCCCAATTGGACCAATTTATTTAGCAGATCATGTTCATAAATGCTTTCCAGAGATTCAACAATTAATTTTAGATTTAGCTTCATTACCCATATTAGATGTAGAAAGAATACTAATAAATAACATAAAAAGTTTTAAACCTACTCTATTAGTTTTTTCATGGAGAGATATACAAATTTACGCTCCTGTAGATGGACGAGGAGGTAATCCATTACAAAATTCATTTGAAGTTTTTTATGCTCGCAATCCTATAAAAAAAATTCGTGGTGCTTTAGGAGGTTTTCAACTATTAAAAAGTCATTATGGAGAAATATGGAGAAACCAAAGATTAATTAGAAATGGATTAAAATATGCAAAAAAATATAAGCCAAATGTCAACCTAATATTGGGTGGAGGTGCAGTTAGTGTTTTTTATAATCAATTAAAAAAATCTCTTCCTAAAGGTACTATTATCTCATTAGGAGAAGGAGAGCTCTTAATAGAGAAATTAATAAGATATGAATCGATTGCAGATGAGAGATGTTTTATTGTAGGTGAGTCTCCTAGAGAAAAGTTGATTCATGAGAAACCAAATAATCTAATTAAAACTGCATGTGATTATGACTATATCCAATCTATCTGGCCCGAATTCAAATGGTATCTAGAAGGTGGCGACTTTTATATTGGAGTTCAAACTAAAAGAGGTTGTCCTCATAACTGTTGTTATTGTATTTACACTGTTATCGAAGGTAAAAAAGTAAGAATTAATCCAGTAAGTGAAGTAGTTAAAGAAATTAAATCACTGTATGAGCTTGGTGTTCGTGGCTTTTGGTTTACAGACGCTCAATTCATACCCTCTAGAGGACACATTCAAAATGCTAAAGATATTCTTCAAGCTATCCATGAAGAAGGGTTACATGATATTCATTGGGCAGCATACATACGAGCTGACAATTTAGATGCAGAATTAGCTGAATTAATGGTTAGAACAGGCATGAGCTATTTCGAAATTGGAATAACTTCTGGATCCCAAGAGCTTGTTAGAAAGATGAGAATGGGATACAACTTAAAAACCGTTCTGAAAAATTGCGAACTTTTAGCAAAAGCAGGATTTAAATCACAGGTTTCAGTAAATTACTCATTTAATGTTATTGACGAGCGTCCAGAAACAATAAGACAAACAGTTGCTTACCATAGAGAATTAGAGAAGATTTTCGGAGCTGATATTGTTGAGCCCTCTATATTCTTTATAGGACTTCAACCTCACACTTTATTGGAAGAGTATGGGATGAAAAAAGGTTTATTAAAACCTGGTTATAACCCTATGAGTTTAATGCCTTGGACTGCAAGGAAACTACTCTGGAATCCAGAGCCTATGGGCAAAGAATTTGGAAGAATTTGTTTAGAAGCCTTCGATACAAATCCAAACGATTTCGGTAGAACAGTTATGCACTTATTAGAAAGAGATTATGGAGTTTCATCTTTAAACGAAGCATTAACTGTAGAAGCTAAAAATCGTCCAGTTCTTGCAAAAACCCTTCGTTGA
- a CDS encoding porin produces the protein MKLFQRLLVAPAVLGLIAPVAANADTAFSSTTSLSGGAVFTIGSVSDGGTTDTEEELYMQYGYGLDVTSSFTGEDMLYMGMETGNASGPLASMDSSVGGTGAITLHSLYYAFPVGDLSVTAGPLLDQDDVVAATTSAYSDAFRLGSMPYSLAGGETGPGVGVAYSGDNGVVASVSFVSVGGSDSTVGIGADDGDDVSTFTLGYDGDGFGGGLVIATNDGEGGTSGYDTFGGGIYYSPESVPATISVAYDTTDPETGADATDLFVGVDYEVGPGTLSAAYNSTDIDGSDSEDSTGFEVSYSYGLNDYVSVTAGFFTVEDTSSGDDDTGVVAETYFSF, from the coding sequence ATGAAGCTTTTTCAGCGTTTGCTGGTTGCTCCTGCTGTATTGGGATTAATCGCTCCTGTTGCAGCCAATGCAGATACTGCATTTTCATCAACCACATCTCTTTCTGGTGGTGCTGTTTTTACTATAGGTTCTGTTTCCGACGGTGGTACAACTGATACGGAAGAAGAGCTCTATATGCAATACGGCTATGGACTTGATGTAACGTCTAGTTTTACTGGTGAAGACATGCTCTATATGGGTATGGAAACTGGTAATGCTAGTGGTCCATTAGCAAGCATGGATAGCTCAGTCGGCGGCACTGGTGCTATTACATTGCATTCTTTATATTATGCTTTCCCTGTTGGCGATCTTTCAGTAACTGCTGGACCTTTACTTGATCAGGATGATGTTGTAGCTGCAACGACTTCTGCTTATTCAGATGCTTTCAGACTGGGCAGCATGCCTTACTCACTAGCTGGTGGCGAAACTGGTCCTGGAGTTGGTGTTGCTTACTCTGGAGACAACGGCGTAGTTGCTTCTGTTAGCTTCGTTTCTGTTGGTGGCTCTGATTCAACCGTAGGAATCGGCGCTGATGATGGAGATGATGTTTCTACATTCACTCTTGGTTATGACGGAGACGGCTTTGGTGGCGGACTTGTAATCGCAACCAACGACGGCGAAGGCGGGACCTCTGGATACGACACATTTGGTGGAGGTATCTATTACAGCCCCGAGTCAGTCCCTGCAACAATCAGCGTTGCTTATGACACAACAGATCCAGAAACAGGTGCTGATGCAACTGATTTGTTCGTTGGTGTTGACTACGAAGTTGGTCCAGGAACATTAAGTGCTGCCTACAATTCAACAGATATTGATGGCAGTGATTCTGAAGATTCAACAGGATTTGAAGTTTCTTACAGCTATGGTCTTAATGACTATGTCTCTGTCACAGCTGGATTCTTTACTGTAGAAGACACAAGTAGTGGTGATGACGACACTGGTGTAGTTGCAGAAACTTATTTCAGCTTCTAA
- a CDS encoding urease accessory protein UreF, which translates to MKLELLQLISPSLPVGAFSYSEGLEWLVQNKKVYDEKTLFNWIESELSRGQITIEASSIAHIMRDLVDWRDYKDVKYKLIIDEWNSWLSSLRDSPDVRSQQIQMGESLLQLLIDLDHPLPGNEKKFIWPIAWAWAGVSWDIPQIDLVEGFLYSWVANQLSAALRLLSLGPTKAQQIQKKSLLLIKSQASFLLQQNPKEIWISDVGAIMAQQSHIELYSRLFRS; encoded by the coding sequence ATGAAACTTGAGCTTTTACAATTAATCAGTCCATCACTACCAGTTGGTGCTTTTAGTTACTCAGAAGGATTGGAGTGGCTGGTTCAAAATAAAAAAGTATATGACGAGAAAACACTTTTCAATTGGATTGAAAGTGAACTATCTAGAGGCCAGATAACAATTGAGGCAAGCTCAATTGCTCACATAATGAGAGATTTAGTTGATTGGAGGGATTATAAAGATGTTAAATATAAGTTAATTATTGATGAGTGGAATTCTTGGCTTAGTTCACTAAGAGATTCTCCAGATGTTAGATCTCAACAAATACAAATGGGTGAATCTCTATTACAGCTTCTCATTGATCTTGATCATCCTCTTCCTGGTAATGAAAAGAAATTTATATGGCCGATAGCGTGGGCTTGGGCTGGAGTTAGTTGGGATATACCTCAAATTGATTTAGTGGAAGGATTTTTATATAGTTGGGTCGCTAACCAGTTGAGTGCAGCGTTAAGACTATTGTCATTAGGACCCACAAAAGCTCAACAGATTCAAAAGAAATCACTATTGCTTATTAAGTCTCAAGCAAGTTTCTTATTGCAACAGAATCCCAAAGAAATTTGGATTAGCGATGTTGGCGCGATTATGGCCCAACAATCGCATATAGAACTTTATTCAAGATTATTTAGAAGCTAA
- the urtA gene encoding urea ABC transporter substrate-binding protein, which produces MKLSKRIFAGLATASLAVTVTACGGSDSSGKFDDTVTVGILHSLSGTMAISESTLVDTEKMAIEEINAAGGVTVDGKSYKIEYIVEDGASDWPTFAEKSKKLIDQDGVPVVFGGWTSASRKAMLPVYESKDAFLYYPIQYEAQECSNNIFYTGATPNQQSEPATEFMYKRSPAAGGDFFLVGSDYVFPRTSNTITKAQVKQLGGKVVGEDYLPLGNTEVAPIISKIKVALPDGGIIVNTLNGDQNVAFFKQIQDAGITPSNGYYVMNYSIAEEEISTIGPEFLEGHYGAWNYMMSIDTPASKKFAKSFKKRWGSDRVVADPQESAYNMVYLWKQAVEDAGTFDDNAVREALVGQTFDAPQGPVEVMANHHLSQTVRIGEINAEGGFTILEETDVVEPQAWNQKHPSSKGYACDWTDPKKGEKYRM; this is translated from the coding sequence ATGAAGCTTTCAAAGCGCATTTTTGCAGGTTTAGCTACTGCCTCATTGGCCGTAACTGTTACTGCTTGTGGTGGATCAGATTCCTCAGGCAAATTTGATGACACCGTAACTGTTGGAATTCTCCACTCCCTATCAGGGACAATGGCAATCTCCGAGTCAACTCTTGTTGATACAGAGAAAATGGCTATTGAAGAAATCAATGCAGCTGGCGGTGTAACAGTCGACGGTAAAAGCTATAAAATTGAGTACATCGTTGAAGATGGGGCATCAGATTGGCCTACCTTTGCTGAGAAATCAAAGAAGTTGATAGACCAGGATGGTGTCCCAGTTGTCTTTGGCGGCTGGACTTCTGCTAGTCGTAAGGCAATGCTTCCGGTTTATGAATCTAAAGATGCATTCCTTTATTACCCTATTCAATATGAAGCACAAGAGTGCTCCAATAACATTTTCTATACAGGAGCGACTCCTAACCAACAATCTGAGCCTGCTACAGAATTCATGTACAAGCGCTCACCAGCGGCTGGAGGAGATTTCTTCTTAGTTGGTTCTGATTATGTTTTCCCAAGAACTTCTAACACAATTACTAAAGCTCAAGTCAAACAACTTGGCGGTAAAGTTGTTGGGGAAGACTATCTGCCTTTGGGTAATACAGAGGTAGCTCCTATTATCTCCAAGATTAAAGTTGCTCTTCCTGATGGTGGAATCATCGTTAACACTTTGAATGGTGATCAAAACGTTGCTTTCTTTAAACAAATCCAGGACGCAGGAATTACTCCTTCCAATGGTTATTACGTAATGAACTACTCCATTGCGGAAGAAGAGATTAGTACGATTGGACCTGAGTTCCTTGAGGGCCACTATGGTGCTTGGAACTACATGATGTCTATTGATACTCCAGCTTCTAAGAAATTTGCTAAGAGCTTTAAGAAGAGATGGGGTAGTGATCGTGTTGTGGCTGATCCTCAAGAATCTGCTTATAACATGGTTTATCTTTGGAAGCAGGCAGTTGAAGATGCAGGAACATTTGATGACAATGCGGTTAGAGAAGCATTGGTTGGGCAGACATTTGATGCTCCTCAAGGTCCAGTAGAAGTTATGGCAAATCATCACCTATCTCAAACAGTGAGAATTGGTGAAATCAACGCAGAGGGTGGATTTACGATCCTTGAAGAAACTGATGTAGTTGAACCACAAGCATGGAACCAAAAACATCCAAGTTCAAAAGGTTACGCTTGTGATTGGACTGATCCTAAGAAAGGTGAAAAATATAGGATGTGA
- the ureE gene encoding urease accessory protein UreE, whose protein sequence is MSHELIYLTKRISAQVIEHCLLLPLSAKERTQLRGKRLTLDGIDVILNLPRGGGRLMPGEVLQSENSQVFVIIEAAHEDVIRITSENRLKLLKAAYHLGNRHVEIELHEKELYLLNDVVMQKMLERQGFSIESFQRPFSPEIGAYE, encoded by the coding sequence TTGTCACACGAATTAATCTATCTCACTAAGAGAATTAGTGCTCAAGTGATAGAACATTGTCTTCTACTTCCCTTGTCAGCAAAAGAGAGGACTCAACTTCGGGGCAAGAGATTAACATTAGATGGAATTGATGTCATTTTAAATTTGCCTAGAGGAGGAGGTAGATTGATGCCTGGAGAGGTATTACAAAGTGAGAATTCACAAGTGTTCGTCATCATAGAGGCGGCTCATGAAGATGTAATAAGAATTACCTCAGAAAATAGATTGAAACTGTTAAAAGCTGCTTATCATTTAGGTAATAGACATGTTGAGATTGAGTTGCATGAAAAAGAGTTATATTTACTCAATGATGTAGTTATGCAAAAGATGCTAGAAAGACAAGGATTTTCAATAGAAAGTTTCCAAAGACCTTTCTCTCCAGAGATTGGTGCTTATGAGTAG
- a CDS encoding urease subunit gamma — protein MYLSPQEKDKLLIVTAALLAERRLNRGVKLNHPEAVAWLSFQVLEGARDGKSVSTLMNEGTTWLKREQVMEGVPELIHEVQIEAVFPDGTKLVTLHNPIC, from the coding sequence ATGTACTTAAGCCCTCAAGAAAAAGACAAATTACTCATAGTTACCGCTGCTCTTTTGGCAGAGAGAAGATTAAATAGAGGTGTGAAATTAAATCATCCTGAAGCCGTTGCTTGGCTTAGCTTTCAAGTACTTGAAGGCGCTAGAGATGGAAAGAGTGTCTCAACCTTAATGAACGAAGGAACGACATGGTTAAAAAGAGAACAAGTCATGGAAGGTGTGCCAGAACTTATCCATGAAGTTCAAATAGAAGCTGTTTTCCCAGATGGAACGAAGCTGGTAACACTTCACAATCCAATTTGCTAA